DNA from Roseofilum casamattae BLCC-M143:
GTAAAGTCCAAGATACAGTGCTCGATGAAGGATTGCATCCCATTATTCCCGTGATGACAACCGTGCGCTCTTTAAGCGTGCGCGTGCAGAAAAATGATGTCAATGCCGAAGCCTCATCGAAAGACTTGCAAGACGTAAAAATGGATATTGCCGTGAACTGGCATATCGATCCCGAACGAGTGAACCGAGTCTTCCAACAAATTGGCGATCGCGAAGATATTCTCATTCGGATTATCACCCCTTCCGTCTCCGAAGTCGTGAAAGCGGCAACGGCAAAGAAAAATGCCGAAGAAATCATCACCCGGCGCACGGAACTCAAACAAGAAATTGATGCCGAACTCAAACAAAGGATTACCTCTTATGGTATTATAATTGATGATATTTCTTTAGTTAATGTCAGCTTTTCACCAGAATTTGCCAAAGCAATTGAAGCCAAACAAATTGCCGAGCAAGAAGCCAAACGTGCCGAATTTGAAGCCTTAAAAGCCGAAAAGGTAGCGCAAGCAGAAATCAATCGGGCGAAAGGTCAAGCGGAAGCTCAGCGACTGCAACAGCAAACCTTAAATCAAGCATTTCTGCAAAAGTTAGCCATTGAAAGATGGGACGGTCGATTTCCAACGGTGATGGGAGGTGATGGCGCTTTGCCATTCATTAATATTTCACCGGAAACCCTTAATCCTCCGAACGCAGCGAAAAAATAATTATTTTTAGGATAGCTAAGAATGAGCGATCTCCAAACCAAAACCCCGATCCAAGAATTGCACGATTTGCGTCAGGAAGTTGCAGCACTCCGACATAACCAAAAAGCCTTTGAAGCACAAAACGAACTGCTGCGCACCTTCACCACCCTGATGCGAACCTCAACCGGTTCTCTCATGTTGCGATCGGTTTTGCAACAAACCTTGAAAATTGCAATTCGCTTTACCAAAGCCGAGGGAGGCAGCTTATTTTTGCTCGATTCTAAAGGCGTAGTTACGGCCAGTTTACTCGCTCGCGGCGCCACCATCCGCGACGAAAAACAAAGTATTATCGGGCAAGTTTTGGATAAAGGATTTGCCGGTTGGGTGAATCAAAATCGCCAAATTGGACTGATTAGGGATACGGCTTCCGATCCTCGATGGCTGACGCTTCCCGATCAACCTTATATTGTGGGTTCGGCTTTG
Protein-coding regions in this window:
- a CDS encoding prohibitin family protein; translation: MKLPHNNPVNTQLNPQFVFGVVGIFILLFSALIFRPFAIVNAGERGVMMRFGKVQDTVLDEGLHPIIPVMTTVRSLSVRVQKNDVNAEASSKDLQDVKMDIAVNWHIDPERVNRVFQQIGDREDILIRIITPSVSEVVKAATAKKNAEEIITRRTELKQEIDAELKQRITSYGIIIDDISLVNVSFSPEFAKAIEAKQIAEQEAKRAEFEALKAEKVAQAEINRAKGQAEAQRLQQQTLNQAFLQKLAIERWDGRFPTVMGGDGALPFINISPETLNPPNAAKK